In one window of Desulfovibrio desulfuricans DSM 642 DNA:
- a CDS encoding peptidylprolyl isomerase → MQSLIALARFFQIGSRSARLARPLRVALACCFCLLLAACFETRPPDGVVATVNGEPISLRRLQTLLDSRSPSLGAMRTPSLENMRREYGEGLGTLIIYALVRQDLQRLQMSVSPAMLETAVAEVRNDYGGADGLEKYLAEESIDPSEWRALLLDHLSMLTFEKRVLAAGIRVSLPELRDYYQTHEDDFQMPETLRVCLISGESRKDVEGFCAVFPGGISEARSKVQLQCQNVRPTDLPQGWRKAAAGLKPGQCAPVRQEEGLWRSLGLIESRPPAHISLAEAYPLVEGILREQKMSEAFERWLEKALADSVIMVGKELAPDLLAPPASHSGGQSSDAPAVSDVSGAAEDMKALPPGKDDVYEGDVPEGTHDPNANGALENQGHSPETAPASKASGDHQRKRDNGGSARRR, encoded by the coding sequence ATGCAGTCCCTCATAGCTTTGGCGCGTTTTTTCCAGATTGGCTCTCGGTCTGCCCGCCTGGCCCGCCCTCTGCGCGTGGCGTTGGCCTGCTGTTTTTGTCTGCTGCTGGCTGCCTGTTTTGAAACCCGCCCCCCCGATGGCGTGGTGGCTACCGTTAATGGCGAGCCCATCAGCCTGCGCAGATTGCAGACCCTGCTCGACAGCCGTTCTCCCTCCCTTGGGGCAATGCGCACTCCTTCGCTGGAAAACATGCGGCGCGAATACGGCGAAGGGCTGGGCACACTGATCATTTACGCTCTGGTGCGGCAGGATTTGCAGCGGCTCCAGATGTCGGTCAGCCCAGCCATGCTGGAGACGGCCGTGGCAGAAGTAAGGAATGATTACGGCGGCGCCGACGGTTTGGAAAAATATCTGGCCGAAGAATCAATTGACCCTTCAGAATGGCGGGCTTTGCTGCTTGACCATCTTTCCATGCTTACTTTTGAAAAGCGGGTTCTTGCAGCGGGCATCCGTGTTTCGTTGCCCGAACTGCGCGACTACTACCAGACCCACGAAGACGATTTTCAGATGCCGGAAACTCTGCGCGTCTGTCTGATTTCTGGCGAATCGCGCAAGGACGTGGAAGGCTTTTGCGCCGTGTTTCCCGGCGGCATAAGTGAAGCGCGCAGCAAGGTGCAGCTCCAGTGCCAGAATGTGCGCCCAACCGATCTGCCCCAGGGATGGCGCAAGGCCGCTGCCGGTCTGAAGCCGGGCCAGTGCGCGCCAGTGCGGCAGGAGGAAGGCCTGTGGCGCAGCCTTGGCCTGATTGAAAGCCGCCCGCCAGCGCACATCAGTCTGGCGGAGGCCTATCCGCTGGTGGAAGGCATCCTGCGGGAGCAGAAGATGTCTGAGGCTTTTGAGCGCTGGCTTGAAAAGGCTCTGGCCGATTCCGTCATCATGGTGGGCAAGGAGCTTGCCCCCGATCTGCTTGCGCCCCCGGCGTCCCACTCTGGCGGGCAGAGCAGTGATGCCCCCGCCGTGTCGGATGTTTCTGGCGCTGCGGAGGACATGAAGGCCCTGCCCCCCGGCAAGGATGATGTGTACGAGGGCGATGTGCCTGAAGGTACCCACGATCCCAACGCCAATGGAGCATTGGAAAATCAGGGGCATAGTCCCGAAACGGCCCCTGCTTCAAAAGCCTCGGGCGACCATCAGCGCAAGCGCGACAACGGCGGCTCCGCGCGGCGTCGCTGA
- a CDS encoding SurA N-terminal domain-containing protein, with amino-acid sequence MRASREYNVRKTLILALVICFMTAVGAQAAQINKVAAVVNGQVITMFDLQKNAVPDLMRARINPNDPAQAKAVDAVLRKALDGMIMDILVAQEAKRLKVSISSSEIDSEITKIMKGNNLTKKQFEERLAQQKTSVSELRGNIEKGLIRQRVMAMEVGRRVVVTPDEIKAYYDAHKDTMYDRTGLHMALLVYHPNANAAALAAQIKSGAVSFEEVVRKYSIAPNKENGGDMGAVEWDKLNPEWEARLTKMKPGDVTDVFELQGRKAQVRLYRPGGGELKMLTFEQAKPMIDGILRQPKAMERFEDYTNQLRSRAVIDIRM; translated from the coding sequence TTGCGCGCAAGCAGGGAGTATAACGTGAGAAAAACGCTTATTTTGGCGCTGGTTATCTGTTTTATGACCGCTGTTGGCGCTCAGGCCGCACAGATCAACAAGGTGGCGGCCGTGGTGAACGGTCAGGTTATCACCATGTTCGATCTGCAGAAAAACGCTGTTCCTGATCTTATGCGGGCGCGTATCAATCCCAATGATCCCGCCCAGGCCAAGGCCGTGGACGCCGTGCTGCGCAAGGCGCTGGACGGTATGATCATGGATATTCTGGTTGCGCAGGAAGCCAAACGCCTCAAAGTTTCCATTTCTTCTTCTGAAATTGACAGCGAAATCACCAAGATCATGAAGGGGAACAACCTCACCAAAAAGCAGTTTGAAGAACGCCTGGCCCAGCAAAAGACCAGTGTCAGCGAACTGCGTGGCAATATTGAAAAAGGTTTGATTCGCCAACGTGTTATGGCAATGGAAGTGGGCCGTCGGGTAGTTGTGACCCCGGATGAGATCAAGGCCTACTACGATGCGCACAAGGACACCATGTATGACCGCACCGGTCTGCACATGGCCCTTCTGGTGTATCATCCCAATGCCAATGCTGCGGCTTTGGCTGCGCAGATCAAGTCTGGCGCGGTTTCGTTTGAGGAAGTCGTGCGCAAGTATTCCATCGCTCCCAACAAGGAAAACGGCGGCGACATGGGCGCAGTGGAGTGGGACAAGCTCAACCCCGAGTGGGAGGCCCGCCTCACCAAGATGAAACCCGGCGATGTAACGGATGTTTTTGAGCTTCAGGGCCGCAAGGCGCAGGTGCGTCTGTACCGCCCTGGCGGCGGCGAACTCAAGATGCTCACCTTTGAGCAGGCCAAGCCGATGATCGACGGCATCCTGCGCCAGCCCAAGGCTATGGAGCGTTTTGAGGACTACACCAACCAGCTTCGCAGTCGGGCCGTTATTGATATCAGAATGTAG
- a CDS encoding helix-turn-helix domain-containing protein: MTLVELGAALRVEREKRGLDMEDAANRLKISARLLRALEEGDETSLPPLAYTKGFIRSYASYVGLSAEEVSEALGALEAASEPVAPQNVYEPEMVLTPRRNLKPILAGLFMVCVVAVVLVAWQQGVFDFLSRQTRRLAQPAPLQSAESVDPGNLTSRPSAPAAPAQGQAPAQMSAQGSAQAPAVASQPQSAAAPAQGQTPAQTSGQSSGQTSAQASVQPTGQAAQPAAPGLPPVRGTAANVPAAGTPASTAPAASAAAPAAASQGSEVPVGAHKLIITATEECWVHSSADKTDTRQFSLHKGDTFALTFSKSLELKLGNAGGVRLRYDGEELPPAGQSGQVRNLVFPPADRP; the protein is encoded by the coding sequence ATGACCTTAGTGGAATTGGGCGCTGCTTTGCGCGTTGAGCGCGAAAAGCGGGGTCTGGACATGGAAGATGCGGCAAACCGGCTGAAAATCAGCGCCCGTCTTCTGCGCGCTTTGGAGGAAGGGGACGAGACGTCCTTGCCCCCACTGGCGTACACCAAGGGGTTCATCCGTTCATACGCGTCCTATGTTGGCCTTTCGGCAGAAGAAGTCAGCGAGGCGCTTGGGGCGCTTGAGGCCGCTTCCGAGCCTGTAGCGCCGCAAAATGTTTATGAGCCCGAGATGGTTCTCACCCCGCGGCGTAACCTCAAGCCTATTCTGGCCGGGCTATTCATGGTGTGCGTGGTTGCTGTGGTGCTGGTTGCCTGGCAACAGGGAGTGTTTGATTTTTTGAGCCGGCAGACGCGCCGTCTGGCGCAGCCCGCCCCCTTGCAGAGCGCCGAGTCTGTTGACCCCGGCAATCTGACCAGTCGGCCTTCCGCCCCTGCTGCTCCCGCTCAGGGGCAGGCCCCGGCGCAGATGTCTGCCCAGGGTTCTGCGCAGGCTCCGGCGGTTGCCAGTCAGCCGCAAAGCGCTGCTGCTCCTGCACAGGGGCAGACCCCGGCCCAAACGTCTGGCCAAAGCTCTGGCCAGACTTCTGCGCAGGCTTCGGTTCAGCCGACAGGTCAGGCTGCCCAGCCTGCTGCCCCTGGTTTGCCCCCGGTGCGCGGCACTGCCGCAAATGTACCCGCTGCGGGGACGCCTGCTTCAACAGCTCCGGCGGCCTCCGCCGCTGCGCCCGCTGCCGCTTCGCAGGGCAGTGAAGTACCAGTTGGCGCCCACAAGCTTATTATCACCGCCACAGAAGAATGCTGGGTACACTCCAGCGCCGACAAGACCGACACTCGCCAGTTTTCGCTGCATAAGGGCGATACTTTTGCCCTTACGTTCAGCAAGAGCCTGGAGTTGAAGCTCGGCAACGCTGGCGGTGTGCGCCTGCGGTATGACGGTGAAGAACTGCCCCCGGCGGGGCAGAGCGGCCAGGTGCGCAATCTGGTGTTTCCCCCTGCGGACAGGCCATGA
- the recO gene encoding DNA repair protein RecO, whose product MTEWADHALVLRIGHFREADLWLKMLCRKHGLLTLFAFGGSRSRRRFCGCLDVLNSLHCRVKASGRGSFLNLEEAVLLAGPQSLRGNWRRMGLAANCLRFVEALGVNDEGADEAFLLVEDLRKTLEEAENVPSLLPQFFRLRFAGVLGFAPDLGRCGTCGAAITGPAQFVVDEAQLRCPACRATAGPARYGVELGASGLDLLRHVQQEFPSGWHAEELPAADRRACAKVIDGFVQYHLGLSWEGGYFRHV is encoded by the coding sequence ATGACCGAATGGGCAGATCACGCGCTTGTGCTGCGTATCGGGCACTTTCGCGAGGCGGATCTGTGGCTGAAAATGCTTTGTCGCAAACACGGCCTGCTGACGCTGTTCGCCTTTGGCGGCAGCCGCAGCAGGCGTCGTTTTTGCGGCTGCCTGGATGTACTCAACAGCCTGCATTGCAGGGTAAAGGCCTCGGGGCGCGGCAGCTTTCTCAATCTTGAGGAAGCCGTGCTGCTGGCCGGGCCGCAAAGCCTGCGCGGAAACTGGCGGCGCATGGGGCTGGCGGCCAACTGCCTGCGGTTTGTGGAAGCGCTTGGCGTTAACGACGAAGGCGCGGACGAGGCCTTTCTGCTGGTTGAAGATTTGCGCAAAACGCTGGAAGAAGCGGAAAACGTGCCCTCGCTGCTGCCCCAGTTTTTCCGCCTGCGGTTTGCTGGCGTTTTGGGTTTTGCGCCTGATCTGGGCCGATGCGGCACATGCGGCGCAGCCATAACAGGCCCCGCGCAATTTGTGGTTGACGAGGCCCAGTTGCGCTGCCCCGCGTGCCGGGCGACAGCAGGGCCAGCGCGGTATGGCGTGGAACTGGGCGCGTCCGGGCTTGACCTTTTGCGTCATGTGCAGCAAGAATTTCCCTCCGGCTGGCATGCGGAAGAACTGCCTGCGGCAGATCGGCGCGCGTGCGCCAAGGTTATTGACGGTTTTGTGCAATATCACCTGGGTCTCTCGTGGGAAGGGGGCTACTTTCGCCACGTGTGA
- the glyQ gene encoding glycine--tRNA ligase subunit alpha: MYFQDVILTLQNYWANQGCVIEQPSGVECGAGTFNPNTFLRVIGPEPWSVAYVEPSRRPTDGRYGENPNRLQRYFQFQVIMKPSPDNVQDLYLQSLKALGINPAQHDIRFVEDDWESPTLGAWGLGWEVWLNGMEVSQFTYFQQVGGIDLSPISVELTYGLERLTMYLQGVESVYDLAWNKNVTYGHIYHQNEVEQSRHNFEASNPEMLLRHFSDFEGQCKVLLEQGLPWPAYDYCLKCSHTFNLLDARGAISITERTGYIGRVRALAAGVARLYAAQREELGYPMLNKDAR, translated from the coding sequence ATGTATTTTCAGGATGTCATTTTAACTTTGCAGAACTACTGGGCCAACCAGGGTTGCGTCATCGAACAGCCTTCGGGTGTGGAATGCGGTGCCGGTACGTTCAACCCCAACACGTTTTTGAGGGTTATTGGGCCGGAACCGTGGAGCGTGGCCTATGTGGAACCCTCCCGCCGTCCTACGGATGGCCGCTACGGCGAAAATCCCAACCGCCTGCAACGGTATTTCCAGTTTCAGGTGATCATGAAGCCCTCGCCGGACAACGTGCAGGATCTGTATCTGCAAAGCCTCAAGGCGCTGGGCATCAATCCCGCGCAGCACGACATCCGTTTTGTGGAAGACGACTGGGAATCCCCCACCCTCGGCGCCTGGGGCCTTGGCTGGGAAGTGTGGCTCAATGGTATGGAAGTAAGCCAGTTCACCTATTTTCAGCAGGTGGGCGGCATTGATCTTTCGCCCATCAGCGTGGAACTGACCTACGGCCTTGAGCGCCTTACCATGTATTTGCAGGGCGTTGAATCCGTGTATGATCTGGCCTGGAACAAAAACGTCACCTACGGTCACATCTACCACCAGAATGAAGTGGAGCAGTCACGCCACAACTTTGAGGCCAGCAATCCTGAAATGCTGTTGCGGCATTTCAGCGATTTCGAAGGTCAGTGCAAAGTCCTGCTGGAGCAGGGGTTGCCTTGGCCTGCCTATGATTACTGCCTCAAGTGCTCGCATACATTCAACCTTCTGGACGCCCGAGGAGCCATCTCCATCACGGAACGCACCGGCTATATCGGCAGGGTGCGCGCTCTGGCGGCTGGAGTGGCACGACTGTACGCAGCCCAGCGTGAAGAACTGGGCTATCCCATGCTCAACAAGGATGCGAGGTAA
- the glyS gene encoding glycine--tRNA ligase subunit beta, with translation MATFVLEIGSEELPSRFLAPEEGELASRFSGALDEAGLEYGALRVMSTPRRAVVIVEDLNPVQVEREEVVSGPPVRVAYDAEGKPTKALEGFARTNACALEDVFRVETDKGEYVAVRKRTGGAPAVGLLADICPSVITALSFQKRMRWGAYSLAYARPLRWILALLDDAVVPFTVGPMASGRETCGHRIHGAGPFAVAHANEFLATLAGACAITIDPAQRRNVIIEGGNAQAAAAGGKVLWKDSLLDEVQGLAEHPVPLLADFDPAYLEVPREVLLTSMESHQKSFGIEGANGELLPHFLTVLNLTPEDMGVVKRGWERVLRARLEDARFFWQADLRDTFDHWLQKLDTVIFIGGLGSMGDKTRRLEALCRWLAESCAPELADDASRAGRLSKADLVSGLVGEFDTLQGIMGGIYAGRKGESKAVAEALGEQYLPAGPDSPLPKSLAGALLSMADKADTLAGCFGLGMIPTGAADPNGLRRCALGIIRIMLEFGLAVDVRQFFAKAQQLYGDRQWKLAPHDALDKLMDFFAARLRNYFMSQGQDTLLVDAALGAGAEDVKDCGARLAALAAFSQAADYEAAVQTFKRVANILRKQGQAEELSDHWDPALLREDAEKALASTLEEMLPRLDALWAAHDHASALACLSAVRPAVDAFFAGVMVMCDDADLRRNRLSMLRGLGSRFARLADFSALQM, from the coding sequence GTGGCGACCTTTGTGCTTGAAATCGGCAGCGAGGAGTTGCCTTCCCGTTTTCTGGCCCCCGAAGAAGGGGAGCTGGCCTCCCGTTTTAGCGGCGCTCTGGACGAGGCCGGGCTTGAATACGGTGCGCTGCGCGTTATGAGTACGCCCCGTCGCGCGGTGGTGATTGTTGAAGACCTCAACCCTGTACAGGTGGAGAGGGAAGAGGTCGTCTCCGGCCCGCCCGTACGCGTGGCCTATGATGCCGAAGGCAAGCCCACCAAGGCCCTTGAGGGGTTTGCGCGCACCAATGCCTGCGCTCTTGAAGACGTTTTTCGTGTGGAAACGGACAAGGGCGAATACGTGGCCGTGCGCAAACGCACCGGCGGCGCGCCCGCAGTCGGCTTGCTTGCTGATATCTGCCCCTCGGTGATTACCGCGCTTTCGTTCCAGAAACGCATGCGCTGGGGCGCATATTCGCTGGCCTATGCCCGTCCGCTACGCTGGATACTGGCGCTGCTTGACGATGCGGTGGTGCCCTTTACCGTTGGCCCCATGGCCTCTGGCCGTGAGACCTGCGGGCACCGCATCCACGGCGCTGGCCCTTTTGCTGTGGCGCATGCCAATGAATTTCTGGCCACCCTCGCCGGGGCCTGCGCCATTACCATTGATCCTGCCCAACGCCGCAATGTCATTATTGAGGGCGGCAATGCCCAGGCGGCTGCCGCTGGCGGCAAGGTGCTGTGGAAAGACAGCCTGCTGGACGAAGTGCAGGGCCTTGCCGAACACCCTGTGCCGCTGCTGGCCGATTTTGATCCCGCCTATCTTGAGGTGCCGCGCGAAGTGCTGCTCACCAGCATGGAAAGCCACCAGAAGAGCTTTGGTATTGAAGGGGCCAATGGCGAACTGCTGCCGCATTTTCTCACCGTGCTGAACCTCACCCCCGAAGACATGGGCGTGGTCAAGCGCGGTTGGGAACGTGTGCTGCGCGCCCGGCTTGAAGACGCCCGCTTTTTCTGGCAGGCCGACCTGCGCGATACCTTTGATCACTGGCTGCAAAAGCTGGATACGGTCATCTTTATCGGCGGGCTTGGCAGCATGGGCGACAAAACCCGCAGGCTTGAGGCTCTGTGCCGCTGGCTTGCCGAAAGCTGCGCGCCAGAGCTTGCCGATGATGCCTCTCGCGCCGGACGCCTTTCAAAGGCGGATCTGGTGAGCGGCCTTGTGGGCGAGTTTGATACCCTTCAGGGCATCATGGGCGGCATCTATGCTGGCCGCAAAGGCGAAAGCAAGGCCGTGGCCGAAGCTCTGGGCGAGCAGTATCTGCCCGCCGGGCCGGATTCTCCGCTGCCCAAGAGCCTCGCAGGCGCGCTGCTCTCTATGGCGGACAAGGCCGATACCCTCGCGGGTTGCTTCGGCCTCGGCATGATCCCCACTGGCGCTGCCGACCCCAACGGCCTGCGGCGCTGTGCGCTGGGTATCATCCGCATCATGCTCGAGTTCGGTCTTGCGGTTGACGTGCGGCAGTTCTTTGCCAAGGCGCAACAGCTTTATGGCGATCGCCAGTGGAAGCTTGCCCCGCACGATGCTCTGGACAAGCTCATGGATTTTTTTGCGGCGCGTTTGCGCAACTATTTCATGAGTCAGGGACAGGACACGCTGCTGGTGGATGCGGCCCTTGGCGCGGGCGCAGAAGATGTGAAGGACTGCGGCGCTCGCCTTGCTGCGCTGGCGGCCTTTAGTCAGGCGGCGGACTACGAAGCTGCGGTGCAGACCTTCAAACGTGTTGCCAATATCCTGCGCAAGCAGGGCCAGGCCGAGGAACTTTCTGACCATTGGGATCCTGCCTTGCTGCGTGAAGACGCGGAAAAGGCGCTGGCATCCACGCTGGAAGAAATGCTGCCTCGCCTTGATGCCCTGTGGGCTGCCCACGATCATGCCTCGGCACTGGCCTGCCTGAGCGCGGTACGCCCCGCTGTGGACGCCTTTTTTGCCGGTGTGATGGTTATGTGCGATGATGCGGATCTGCGCCGCAACAGATTGAGCATGCTGCGCGGCCTTGGCTCGCGGTTTGCGCGTCTGGCCGATTTTTCGGCCTTGCAGATGTAG
- the rpsT gene encoding 30S ribosomal protein S20, giving the protein MANHKSALKRHKQSLQRAGRNRAARTRVKNAIKQVRAAIQNNEQGQASEALSSATSVLAKAAGKGALHWKKAARKISRLAHAVNGISA; this is encoded by the coding sequence GTGGCCAACCATAAGTCAGCCCTCAAGCGTCACAAGCAGAGCTTGCAGCGGGCAGGCCGCAATCGCGCCGCCCGTACCCGCGTGAAGAATGCCATCAAGCAGGTTCGCGCCGCCATCCAGAACAACGAACAGGGCCAGGCCAGCGAAGCTCTGTCAAGCGCCACTTCCGTGCTCGCCAAGGCTGCCGGTAAGGGTGCCCTGCACTGGAAGAAGGCCGCACGCAAGATTTCGCGTCTGGCTCATGCCGTTAACGGCATCAGCGCGTAG
- a CDS encoding ATP-dependent nuclease, with amino-acid sequence MKISRIKIQNFRNFSELDVQTSGRTVIVGENRVGKTNLLYALRLLLDATLPDSERQLCRSDFWDGLEVLSSQTKIKIFVEIMDFEEDSNILALLTDFRLDDDPDTVRLTYEFRPKPNASNPPQSDADYEFICYGGEHEEKSQFGYDVRRRIRFELLPALRDAESDLSSWRRSPLRPLLETAFSEIDGDELENVKQSIETATDKISEFEVLNSLENSIMDLFTSMSGPKQAVNFSLGIGTTNISHIYRNIKLLIDNEKRQVSDASLGSANIIFLTLKFLDIKRQVENNSRDHTILSIEEPEAHLHPHLQRSVYKYFFENLDFDNTESPISIFLTTHSPHIASISPIDSLLLLKSTDNNGTIGYSTASIGLYEEEKEDLTRYLDVTRAEILFARGVLLVEGDAEKFLIPTFAENLGYDLDQLGISVCSVSGTNFSPYVKFLSALNIPFAVLTDWDPQPNDKLPLGANRAKQLVRLVTEHDEDMCNKTIEAIGKLIEKNAWGKFDEICNIHGIFTNADTLEIELLDDFKNEIIDTLKEHNFSQRRLELMEQWRVTDDLSGEDNEELLKMIETIGKGRFAQRLASRISGTKLPSYIKDAIKFVVAHV; translated from the coding sequence ATGAAAATTTCACGTATAAAAATTCAGAATTTTAGAAATTTTTCAGAACTAGATGTTCAAACAAGTGGTCGAACTGTAATTGTTGGCGAAAATCGTGTTGGAAAAACAAATTTACTGTATGCTCTTCGATTACTCTTAGATGCAACTTTGCCAGATAGCGAACGCCAGCTTTGTCGTTCTGACTTTTGGGATGGTTTAGAAGTCCTAAGTAGTCAAACTAAGATTAAAATCTTTGTTGAAATTATGGACTTTGAAGAGGATTCAAATATATTAGCTCTTCTTACCGATTTTCGACTTGATGATGATCCTGATACAGTCAGGTTAACATATGAATTTAGGCCAAAGCCAAATGCAAGCAATCCGCCTCAATCTGATGCTGACTATGAATTTATATGTTATGGAGGTGAGCATGAAGAAAAAAGCCAGTTTGGGTATGACGTGCGGCGTAGAATACGTTTTGAATTGCTTCCAGCATTGCGTGATGCAGAGAGTGACTTATCAAGTTGGCGACGTTCTCCTTTGCGCCCATTGCTGGAAACTGCATTTAGCGAAATAGATGGAGATGAGCTTGAAAATGTGAAACAATCAATAGAAACTGCTACAGATAAAATTTCTGAGTTTGAGGTTTTGAATAGTCTTGAAAATAGCATTATGGATCTTTTTACTTCAATGAGCGGTCCTAAACAGGCTGTAAATTTTAGTCTTGGTATAGGAACGACCAATATTTCGCATATTTATAGAAATATTAAGTTGCTTATTGACAATGAAAAACGTCAGGTTTCTGATGCTAGCTTAGGTTCTGCGAACATAATATTTCTTACATTAAAGTTCTTAGATATAAAACGCCAAGTTGAAAACAATAGCAGAGACCATACAATTCTCTCAATAGAAGAACCAGAAGCACATCTTCATCCTCATTTGCAGCGTTCAGTGTATAAATATTTTTTTGAAAATCTTGACTTTGATAATACGGAAAGCCCTATTTCGATCTTCTTAACAACGCATTCGCCACACATAGCAAGTATTTCTCCAATCGATTCATTGCTTTTATTAAAAAGTACAGACAATAATGGTACTATTGGGTATTCAACAGCTAGCATCGGTCTTTATGAGGAGGAAAAAGAAGATTTAACTAGATATCTCGATGTAACAAGAGCTGAGATTTTATTTGCACGAGGTGTATTACTTGTTGAAGGTGACGCTGAAAAGTTTCTTATTCCTACGTTTGCAGAAAATTTGGGGTACGATTTAGACCAACTTGGAATATCTGTCTGTTCCGTTTCTGGCACTAACTTTTCTCCATATGTAAAATTTCTTAGTGCATTAAATATTCCTTTTGCCGTACTGACTGACTGGGATCCACAACCAAATGATAAATTGCCACTTGGAGCGAATCGCGCAAAACAACTTGTGAGGTTAGTTACAGAGCATGATGAAGACATGTGTAATAAAACAATAGAAGCTATAGGTAAATTAATTGAGAAAAATGCCTGGGGAAAATTCGATGAAATATGCAATATTCATGGAATATTTACAAATGCAGATACACTAGAGATAGAATTACTCGATGATTTTAAAAATGAAATTATAGATACTCTTAAAGAGCATAATTTTAGCCAAAGGCGTCTGGAGTTGATGGAACAATGGAGAGTAACAGATGATTTATCAGGAGAAGATAATGAAGAATTATTGAAAATGATCGAAACCATAGGAAAGGGACGCTTTGCACAGCGCCTTGCTTCTCGTATTTCTGGAACAAAGCTTCCTTCATACATTAAGGATGCTATTAAATTCGTGGTGGCGCATGTCTAG